The Arvicanthis niloticus isolate mArvNil1 chromosome 2, mArvNil1.pat.X, whole genome shotgun sequence genome includes a window with the following:
- the Or5c1 gene encoding olfactory receptor 5C1 — translation MEKWRDIRSRASPQFAKSPPSRMSSENLTWSRVMPAEFILLGITNRWDMRVTFFLIFLPIYLISLLGNVGMVLLIRIDARLHTPMYFFLANLSLLDAFYSSAIGPKMLVDLLLSRATIPYVACALQMFVFSGLADAECCLLAVMAYDRYVAIGNPLLYTTVMSPRLCLALLGASGLGGAMSAFVHTTFTFRLSFCGSLEVNSFFCDIPPLLAISCNDTSLNELLLFAVCGFIQTTTVLAIAVSYGFIAGAMIRMQSAEGRWRAASTCGSHLTAVAILYGTLIFMYLRPSSSYALDTDKMASVFYTLVIPALNPLIYSLRNKEVKEAFQRTWHRFCCPRRSTRDWPQEAP, via the exons ATGGAGAAATGGAGAGATATCCGAAGCAGAGCTTCTCCCCAGTTTGCAAAg TCTCCACCCAGCAGAATGAGCTCAGAGAACCTCACCTGGTCCAGAGTTATGCCTGCTGAGTTCATCCTCTTGGGGATTACAAATCGTTGGGACATGCGTGTGACCTTCTTCCTGATATTCCTGCCCATCTACCTCATCAGCCTGCTGGGAAATGTGGGCATGGTGCTACTCATTCGCATAGATGCCAGgctccacacacccatgtacttcttcctggcCAACCTCTCCCTGCTGGATGCCTTCTATTCCTCTGCCATTGGCCCCAAGATGCTAGTTGACCTCCTGCTGTCCCGTGCCACCATCCCTTATGTAGCATGTGCCCTCCAGATGTTTGTGTTTTCAGGGTTGGCTGATGCTGAGTGTTGCTTATTAGCGGTCATGGCCTATGATCGTTATGTGGCCATCGGGAACCCTCTCCTCTATACCACAGTTATGTCACCCCGTCTATGCCTGGCCCTACTTGGGGCATCAGGCCTGGGTGGAGCAATGAGTGCCTTTGTACATACAACTTTCACCTTCCGCCTGAGCTTCTGTGGCTCACTAGAAGTCAACAGCTTCTTCTGCGATATTCCTCCACTGCTTGCCATCTCCTGCAATGACACCAGTCTCAATGAACTCCTCCTTTTTGCTGTCTGTGGCTTTATCCAGACAACTACAGTGTTGGCTATTGCTGTGTCTTATGGATTCATCGCTGGTGCTATGATCCGCATGCAGTCAGCTGAGGGCCGCTGGAGGGCAGCTTCCACTTGTGGCTCTCACCTCACAGCCGTGGCCATACTCTATGGGACCCTTATTTTCATGTACCTGCGTCCCAGCTCCAGCTATGCCCTGGACACGGACAAAATGGCATCTGTGTTCTATACTCTCGTCATTCCAGCTCTCAACCCACTCATCTACAGCCTTAGAAACAAGGAAGTCAAGGAAGCCTTCCAGCGCACTTGGCATCGATTCTGTTGCCCACGGCGGAGCACCAGAGACTGGCCACAGGAAGCTCCTTAA